One genomic region from Chloroflexia bacterium SDU3-3 encodes:
- the mglC gene encoding galactose/methyl galactoside ABC transporter permease MglC, producing MPTFDEVRNFVSQNAIYVVLILLLLGIVIKDSSFLDPGNFRNILISISTRVIIALGIGAILITSGVDLSAGRIVGFAAVISASMMQTMDYARRFYPDMVALPMILPILAAIVACLLLGAINGFIIAKLNVPPFITTLGMTVIVYGMNSLYFDLPPNSSQPIGGLRSDFTTLGSGSIVGVPYIVLIALVCAGLTWVLFNKTTIGKNMYAIGGNREAAKVSGINVGMNLIMIYAFAGAMYGLAGVLEAARTGGATNNYGNGYELDAIAACVVGGVSTSGGVGTVPGILVGVLIFGVINYGLTFIGISPYWQQIVKGLIIVVAVAFDIAKYYRKK from the coding sequence ATGCCGACCTTTGATGAGGTGCGCAACTTTGTCTCGCAGAACGCTATCTATGTGGTGCTGATTCTGCTGCTGCTAGGCATTGTGATCAAGGATTCTTCGTTTCTTGACCCTGGCAACTTCCGCAACATTCTGATCAGCATCTCCACCCGCGTGATCATCGCGCTGGGCATCGGCGCGATCCTGATCACCAGCGGCGTGGATCTCTCGGCGGGGCGCATCGTGGGCTTCGCCGCCGTGATCTCGGCCTCCATGATGCAGACCATGGACTACGCCCGCCGCTTCTACCCCGACATGGTGGCGCTGCCGATGATCCTGCCCATCCTGGCGGCGATCGTGGCCTGCCTGCTGCTGGGGGCGATCAACGGCTTTATCATCGCCAAGCTGAATGTGCCGCCGTTCATCACCACGCTGGGCATGACGGTGATCGTGTACGGCATGAACTCGCTGTACTTCGACCTGCCGCCGAACTCGTCGCAGCCGATCGGCGGCCTGCGCTCCGATTTTACCACGCTGGGCAGCGGCTCGATCGTGGGCGTGCCCTACATCGTGCTGATCGCGCTGGTGTGCGCCGGGCTTACCTGGGTGCTGTTTAACAAGACCACGATCGGCAAGAATATGTACGCGATCGGCGGCAACCGCGAGGCGGCTAAGGTCTCGGGCATCAACGTGGGCATGAACCTGATCATGATCTACGCCTTCGCGGGCGCGATGTACGGCCTGGCTGGCGTGCTTGAGGCCGCGCGCACCGGCGGCGCGACCAACAACTACGGCAACGGCTACGAGCTGGATGCGATCGCGGCCTGCGTGGTGGGCGGTGTCTCGACCTCGGGCGGCGTGGGCACAGTGCCGGGCATCCTGGTGGGCGTGCTGATCTTCGGCGTGATCAACTACGGCCTGACCTTCATCGGCATCAGCCCCTACTGGCAGCAGATCGTCAAGGGCCTGATCATCGTGGTGGCAGTGGCCTTCGATATCGCCAAGTACTACCGCAAAAAGTAG